In the genome of Macrobrachium nipponense isolate FS-2020 chromosome 34, ASM1510439v2, whole genome shotgun sequence, one region contains:
- the LOC135208131 gene encoding uncharacterized protein LOC135208131 has translation MPREEKEKDRKERLEREERDRKERSEREERDRKEKSEREERDRKERLEREEREYKLKKNERKSKGEESNFSCCDINAESAGGVDGFKPFCFDGVLVAGDEHSKGVVGDIIVGIVESLPIPGVDVLVGNDAAGNRVVPDPVPLFKNALTEKESMAESTCYYLKAGSANEEI, from the exons ATGCcgagagaggaaaaagagaaagataggaAAGAAAGGTTAGAGCGTGAGGAACGAGACCGAAAAGAGAGGTCAGAACGTGAGGAACGAGACCGAAAAGAGAAGTCAGAACGTGAAGAACGAGACCGAAAAGAGCGGTTAGAACGGGAAGAGCGTGAATATAAGTTAAA gaagaatgaaagaaagagtaaAGGAGAGGAATCTAATTTCTCTTGTTGTGATATAAATGCTGAGTCAGCTGGTGGTGTTGATGGTTTCAAACCATTCTGCTTTGACGGCGTTTTGGTTGCTGGTGATGAACATAGTAAGGGTGTTGTT GGTGATATCATTGTGGGTATTGTCGAGTCTCTTCCGATTCCTGGCGTAGATGTTCTTGTTGGAAATGATGCTGCAGGTAATCGTGTGGTACCGGACCCAGTG CCTTTGTTTAAGAATGCATTGACAGAGAAGGAGAGTATGGCAGAATCTACATGTTACTACTTAAAAGCTGGGAGTGCTAATGAGGAAATATAG